The following is a genomic window from Calditrichota bacterium.
GGTCCCCAAAACCGGAACCGAGTAGCTTTCCCCCTGATTCTCCTGGGGGACAACCACCCCCGCAACCTCGTACCCCTTATCCAATCGCTGACGAAGCCGGTCAATCAGATTCGACAAGGCCGCACCGTGCCCCACCAACACTGTTTTCTTGCGGGCAAGTGAATGTTGAATCGATTTTAAAAAGGGGACCTTACCGGATTTTGCGATCAGGTGCAAGGCCAGGCGCCAACCCGGCAGCAAAACCAGCGCGGCCAGTCCCATCGCAAAAACGACCACCCGCGAAAACGCAAACTGCTTGAAAAAAAAAGTAAATGTACCGTTAATAATCAATCCCAACAGGGTGGCGCCCAGCGCCCGGGATACGGAGTATTTTTGCCGCTTGTAGAGATCAAAAAAATAGAAACTGCTCAGCCACACCAACGAGTACACCGCGTCCACAATCAGGTAGCTTTTCAGATGCTGAAGGGATCCAAAGCGAACCAGCAAACCGAAAACAAGGGCTACACTCAGAAAAAACCAGTCCACAATAGGAAGGGCGAGCTGTTTTAGCAAACGATTCAAAAAGCTTAAACTGCCCCGAATAGCAATCCCCGTAATTAAAAACCACTGGGGCAAAAACAAATATTTCCCCCTAAAATGTTTCTGGACAAATTGCAGCATTGCCCGGTAAAACATCAGGAGCGTATCTTTTTGGCTTTTTCCCGAGCTGGCCCCTTTGTAGTGAATGATCTTCGTCTCGGGAACGTAGTAAATTTTCCACCGGGCATGCTTCACCCGGTAGCACCAATCCAGATCCTCCCCGTACATGAAAAAACGCTCGTCGAGGGGTCCCACCTGTTCGTACACTTCCCGGCGAAGCATCATAAACGAGCCGGAAATCGCATCCACCTCGGTGGTTTGCTCCGGATCCAAATAGGTTAAATTGTAGCGACCAAAAAGCCTGCTCCGGGGAAACAGCCGGCCCAGCCCCACCAGTTTTGTAAACGCCACCCAGGGCGTTGGAAAGCTGCGTCGGCAGGCCAGTTGAAGGGTTCCGTCGGGATTCAGGATCTTGCAGCCAGCCATTCCGGCATCCGGATGTTTGTCAAAGAACCGAATAAGGGTTTGGAACGTATCCTCCTGAACAATGGTGTCGGGATTCAAAAGCACCAAAAATTTGCCCCGTGCCCGTTTCAGCGCCTGATTATTCGCGCGCGCAAACCCTACATTTTCCGTATTTTTCAAAAGAATTACGTCTGGAAATTCCCTTTCCACAATCTCCGGACTGCCATCGGACGAATGGTTATCCACAACAATGATTTCCGAAGGGATGGATTGGGTGGCTTTTTCAACGGAACGGAGCGTTTGCGATAAAAAATCCCTGACATTGAAATTGACAATAATAATGGAAAGCTGAACGTCCATTCACTTTACTCGATTTTCCCAGACAAACTTAGAAACTTTAACTTCCACACCACCCAGGCGGCTTCTCGTACAATTTTTTTGGACATTTTTGAATGTCCGATGAAACGATCCACAAAAATGATGGGAATCTCCTTGAGTCGAAATCCCAGTTTCCAGGCCTTAAAATCCATCTCTATCTGAAAAGCGTAGCCGTCGGAGGTAATTTTGTCCAGATTGATCGCTTCAAGGACCGACCTCCGAAAGCACTTAAATCCGGAGGTGCTGTCCTGAATGGGCATTCCTGTAATCCACCGGGTGTACACATTCGCAAAATAACTCAGCATCAAGCGGGATAACGGCCAATTAATCACATTGACGCCCTGAATGTACCGCGAACCGATCACCAGATCAAAATCCTGAATGGCGTGTAAAAAGCTCGGTATTTCACGCGGATCGTGAGAAAAATCAGCATCCATCTCAAAAATATAATCGAATTTCCGCTCAATTGCAAATTTGAAGCCGCGAACGTAGGCCGACCCCAATCCCAGTTTTTTCTCGCGAACAATTAATTCGATATTGGGGTGTGTTTGTTGAAGTTGGCGCACCCGATCGGCCGTTCCATCGGGCGAGTTGTCATCCACGACCAAAATGGACAACCCCCGAATGTTCAGATCCAACACGGAGCGGCAAATGAGTTGAATGTTTTGAACTTCGTTGTAGGTCGGAATAACAACCAGTGTTCTCTTTTCACCAATCTGATTATTGATTTCATCAATTTTCTTTTCGTTCGATTTGTAGAAGGGATGTGATGCATCAAATTCCAAACGGATACTCCTTTTTCTGATTCCTAGAGCGGATGTTTCTCGTCCAGCTGCTTCTTCAATTCAAGCAATTCCTCCTCAACCGACATCAAATAAACCCCCAATTCCTTCTGAGCCTTTTCCACCGATAAGGCGGCATTCATCGGACGGGGAGCCAGTTGTTTTAAATCGCTTGTCTTTCCACGATGAATAAGCGACTGGTTCAAATTAAAAATCCGGGCTATTTTTAGAGCAAACGAATATCGATCGATTGATTCTCTTCCCGCAAGGTGAAAAAGCCCGGTGGCCTTTTTCTCGATTGCGACACGGAACGCCTCCGCCAAATTGTCAGCCAGTGTGGGATTTCCAATCTGATCGTCAACAATCGTAACCTCCTGATTTTTTTTCAGGGCAGAAATGAGCCACAAAACAAAATTCGGCCGTATGTTTTCACCCGCTCCAAAGAGAGTGGATGTTCGTCCGATAAAATAGGCTGCTCCGGATTCTTCGATAGCCCATTCTGCGGCCAGCTTGGACCGGGCATAAAATCCCCTGGGATCCGGCGTATCTGTTTCCCGGTAGGGGCCGTTCTCCCCCGAAAAAACATAATCGGTAGACACGTGGTAAAGCATGGCCCCCACGGCCTTGGCTTCAAGAGCCAGGTTTTCGACTCCAATAACATTAATTTCCCAACAGAGGTCCTGGTCGATCTCCGCTCTATCCACATTGGTGTAGGCCGCTGCATTGACAATAACCGTTGGGCGAAATTCCCGGACCACCCGGTGAACGGAGTCAATCTTCGTAATGTCTATCCGCTGATAAGAAATACGTGTCGAAAACAAGACACTGGGTTCGATACTTGTCCCCAGAATTTCCGAATCGGAGGACTGCTTTGAAATCTCCCGAACAATTTTTTGACCTAAAAGACCATTGCAACCCACAATTAAATAACGATTTTTCATGTATGTTTCAGGATACCTCTCCTTTTATTCGACAACAAACAGCTTATTTTTTTGATAGGATTTTAGCGCCTCCTCCACCTGAAGATGGATGCGATCCACTTTTGTCGTGGATTGAAAGGTACAATTCAACCCTCCGGTAATATTCCCGTATCGGGCAGATTCCACGGGGTCTTTTGTTTTGAGAAACCGGGAAATAAAACCCGTCGCAAAGGAGTCGCCGCAGCCGGTGGCATCTACCACTTTGTTCACTTTTAGGGGCTCAAAATAATACACCTCCGGGATACCATCCGACAGGAAAGCCAAAACCGATCCCTTTGAGCCCAGCGTTATATTAATAATATTGTTACTAATTTGAACCAATTCGGTTGCAAATTTTTTGTAATCGTCCACAGTTTCCAGAGCGCGTGCCGCCAGGGTTTCCGCTTCTTTTTCGTTCATTTGAAGAATATCAGGAAGTTTCACCCAATCCTGCCAGTTTTCCGGTCTTTGGTAAAACCGGGAACCGTCTTCATTCCGCCCAAATGCAAGACTGTGAAAATCCACGTACAAATAGCCGGATTTTTCTTCCGCTATTTGCTTGCAGGTTTCATACGTCACCTCGTAGCCAGAGATGAAATTGAGTAAGATAACATCGTTTCCGACAAAAGGCCGAATCAAATCGTACGGCAAAGGAGGCGGAATATAGTTCGACGTTTCTTCCCGATATTCAGGTGTAATGTATTTTAAAATGACCTGATTATTTTTTTGGTCGATTTTATGGATCCCGTTGGTGCGAATGTTGGGGAATTTTTCCGTAAGAAGTTCCAAAAACTCGTCGTACACATCGTATCCAAGATAAAATACGGGTTCCAGAACAGCCTGGTCTCTCAAAATGCCGGCCAAATGGGATAAGGTGTAGTAAATCCCGCCCCACCCGTAAACCGGCTCCCCTTTGTAAGGGTAGATGGTATCCCTTACCACCGTGCCAATTACCGTAATTTTGATTTTTTCAGACATTCACCATTCCTTTCCAGTTCGGGTTATTTCGAGAACATGTCTGGCTCATTTCTGATTCTTGAGGTACTATTTTATTACAATTTGGACCCCTTATTACGAAATTCAACAAGTTTGTCCTGTAAATCGGTACGGGACAACGCCAATATTTCGGCAGCCAGAACGGCTGCATTAATGGCCCCTGCTTTTCCGATGGCCATGGTGGCTACCGGAATACCCGAGGGCATCTGAACTTCCGATAAAAGGGCATCCAGTCCGTTCAAAGCGGAATTGGGTAACGGAACACCAATAACCGGACGCGAAGTTTGGGCCGCTATTGCTCCGGGCAGGTGGGCCGCCATTCCCGCCTGTGCGATAAAAACCTGTACACCCTGTGCTACCGCCTTTTTCAGATATTCGGAAAGCGCCGCTGCATTCCGATGAGCGGACAAAACCTGAAAATCGTAGGGAATATTAAAATAATCCAGATATTTTTTTGTGTGTGCCGCCATCTCTTCATCCGATGAACTTCCGACAATAATACTGACCAGATACCCGTTACCCATATTTATTTTCCTTTTTGAATATCAACCAACGTTTTAAACGATCTGGCTATCACATCCAACTGCCGCATGAACGGCATTTTTCCATAGAGATCTTTCGGATCAAAAACAGCACAATCAATAATGTAAATTCGGCTGGTGGGCTCATCATAAAACACATATTCACGGAATGGGCCGCCGGCTATTTTTTCGTTATTTTCCCACAATCCATCCACCTGGTAGGCCCGCCTGCCGTTAAAATTGACAATCTTAAATTTTACATATTTCCGATTCACCGTATCTCCGCCATAAAACCAGGAACCGACAGAATCCCTCTCATTGATAATCCAGTCTTTGGTAATGAGCGAGGGGTTGTCCGTTTCAATCCACCGGACGTAAAGCCAGCGTTCGGGGTATCGTCGGCGCAAAAAGACAAAACCCGTATCGGGCGATTCCCAGGCCAGAAAGTAGTCGTGCTGCACACGAACGGTCCACTGGTATTTTTTAAGAAGCTCTTTTTCCAGCTTTTTATTTTCGTGGCTGGCAAACATTTCCTTCGTCAATTGTTTTACATATTGAGTGTTGTAAATCGAAAAAATTTGTTTCTTAAATCGTTCAATCTTTTTGGCCAGTGAATCCGTATTCACAGACACCAGGAGCAAAATGGTCTGATCATCCACCCATTGGTTTTCCTTCTTAAAAAGAAAATTTTTTCCCGCTTTAACGCCCGCCATAATTTGCGGCGACGAAAGACTCTTTCGGACCAGATCGGCAATCGGGCCCTTGGAATCAAGCGTGGCAACAAACATCAGATTTCGGTGAAGGGTGTATTTATCCAGATCGTCGGGGTTTGAAATATACTTCAAAATAAAATATTTTTCGGGTTGGGGTGTTTCAATGCCTTCACTGAACGCCTCTTCAAGAGGCTTTTGCACGGCATCCCAAACCGATTGGGGCGCAAATACGTAGATGTCCTGCTCCGGTTCCCTCCCCAGTTCTCTGCGATAACAATTTGCAGCAAAAAGGGAGAGAACAAGAATTACCAACAAACCATATCGTCTAATTTTCATTTTTTCCTCCTGCTTTTTTTCCCGGCAAATAGAAATAAAGCGGCACCTGGCAACGATCCGACAATGGTCATCAAATAAGCCAGGAACTCCATCGATGCAGCCAAACCTGCAGAAATGCCGGCTCTCGCAAAAAGCACGACTCCCGATTGCTCACGGACACCCAATCCTCCGATGGAAATAGGCAGGCTTGCCAGCAGTGCAATCAAAGGAATGAATAACATGAATGTTTGAAATCCCACGTGAATATTCAATGCCAATCCGGCAAAATAATGAATCCCCACCCTAAAAAGCTGAACAAAAAACCCAATGCCCATGAGTTTCAGCAAAACCAATTTGGCATGTTTGAATTGATGCACCACTTCGTACAGATCAATCATTTTCTGCACCACAGATTCCGGAAAAAGCCAGACAAACAACGGGTGAAATTTCTTTGCCAGGGGGCGATTGAAAAACACCGCAAAAATTAAAATCCAAAAGAAAAGCGTAATGAAAAGTACCGGTAAAATGGTTTGTAAATAATTCTCCTTCAGAATCAAAAGTCCTCCGATCAGCGACAAAAATGTAAGCATGGTAAATCCGATGAACCGATCGAGAAAAACGGTTGAAATGGCCCCGGCTGTTTTGTCGGTGGATCGGGAAGCGTAGTAAATGCGAAACACATCCCCGCCCAAATTACTGATAAAAAAATTATTAAAAAAGAGGCCGATAAAATAGAACTCCACAGTTTGGCGGTACGTCAGATCCATCCCGCTCTGCCGCATAAGCAGGTACCACTGCAAAGAGCCCAGAAAATTACTGATCAGAAACGACCCGATTCCAACCAGAACCCACCACAGATTGGCCGTTGATAATTGATTGATAAAATTTTCAACACCAATTCTGGCAAATAAATAATATAAGAGGACACTGCTTACAACGATTTTGAGAAAAAAGAAAACTGTTTTCCGGTTCACACCACCCTCTTTTGTAAAACGTACAACATTCCCGAACCGTTTCCGGTTATTCCAATAATTCGTGACAGCCAGGCCATCAGAAATCCCCGCAAATAAAGAAACGGTGAAACAACCCTCGGTACCTGCAGCCGCCGCATCCGAATTTTTTCGCTGAGAAGTGCGTTATAAAAGTAATCCAACCCGATAGGCTTTTCCAGAACGATTTTCCATCCGGCAGCCCGCGCGACCTGCCGCATGTGTTTCGGAGAAACATGGAACAAGCGCCGCGGGCTATCCAAAGCCGCCCAATCCTCCCGATAAAAATAAAAATCCAGTGACCGAATATTGGGGATACCAATGAACACATGCCCCTCATCCTTTAGAAAAACCCGGATTTTTTTCAAAATCTGCACCGGATTCTGAAACCGAGAAAAGGAATGCCAGAATGTAACGGCGTCAAAATAATCATGATTCCCCTCAGGAAGTTTGTCTATTGAATCAAAAACGGGCAGTCCCAACGTTTGGTGCGCAAAATTGGCATATTTTGGAATTCGCTCGATTCCCGTTACCTCCCACAAGTGACGGCGCATGGAATAAAGAAAATCCCCGTTCCCACAGGAAACATCCAGAATTCTTCCCACACCGGAAATCTTTTCCACCTGTTTTCTCTTCCACGAAATGGCGTATGGATGCACGAAAGCATACAGTTTCTGAAAAAAATCCTGATGATTGGCTTCGAATTCCAAAAACGGATTCAGAATATCGGTCGGGTAAAATTTGTCCAGATCTTCAGGCAACGGGCGGGGATTCACAAACAATGCGCCGCACGAATTGCATCTCTCCAAGCGATAGTTCTTTGCGTAGGGAAACACATAGCGATCAAATGTGTCTAAAAAAAATGTGGCCGCTTGAGCACCACAAATAGGACAATCCGTTTGTTCAAATCTCACTCGATCCAAGTAGGCAACCCTTCCAAATCACACACCCTTCTGACACCACGCACAAAATAATCAAAAACGATGCTTCCCCGGTACATCTGTGAAAAAATCATTTCATCGGAAACGTTCCGAATGGATTGTACATCCCTGTGCTTGCGACGTATTTTTATTCCATGCACCAGAATGAAAGCCCCTGCGCGGAGAACCGCCCATGCCCGTTTAACATCCAACTTGGCTACCGAAACCCAAAACGTAAGTCCTTCAAAAACCAGTCGAACCGGAATAAGCCACACCAGTGTTTTAAACGAATAATTTTTTAGCAGCATCATCCAATTATTTCGATGGTTCAAATACATCTTTCGATGCGCTTCATGCCCCAACGAATAGCCGGAATAGTGGTACACCTGACTTTTGGAATCTGACAGAACGGAATACCCCAAAAGGTGAAACCGCCAATTCAGGTCAATTTCCTCCATGTGGGCAAAAAAATCCTCATCCAGCAGCCCGGATTGGCTGAGAACAGCCGTTCGAATCATTATCGCTGTGCCGGATGCCCAGAAAATCCGAAAGCGGCCTTCGTACTGTCCGGTATCCGTTTCAAGAGCGTCGAAAATCCGCCCGATGGCAAAGGGGTAACCAAAGCGGTCAATCAGTCCTCCCATGCCGCCCGCGTAATCAAACTTGCCAGGGAACCGCATGGAGAGTATTTTCGGCTGACAGGCTGCAGCATTCGGATAATCTTCCATACACGCCACCAACGGTTCCAACCAATTTTCGCCGACTTCCGTATCATTATTCAGCAGGACGGCGTAGGGTGTTTCCACCCGCCGAAGCCCCACATTGCACCCTCCGGCAAATCCCAGATTTTGCTCGTTTTTTACAATCTCAAAATCAGAGGTCGGCAAAATGGCGCTTACCTTCTCTGCAGAAAGGTCAGAACCATTGTCGATGATAAGCACCCGAAATGGCACTTTCTTTTCATTTTTCAAAGAACGCAGACACGCATACAGAATATCGCTTTGCCCGATATGGGGAATAACTATGGTGACAATGATTTTATTTTCTGTCGGCGTTTTTATTCCCATTTATTTTTTAGGTTGAAGCGGCAGTTTGGCTGCCCCTCCAGCAATGGAATCCTTACTGGTTTTTGCAAGTTCGCTCTGTAAATTGCGAATAATGGACTGTGCCTGTTTATCATTCGGATGCCGCTCCAGCCATTTTTGCATGAGTTGTATGCCATCCGAATAGCGTTTAAAGCTGCGGTAATAGTCCAGCAACCAGACATACGCTTCCACGCTGTCCGGTTTTTTGGCGATAATCGCTTTGGCCCGTTTCTCAAATTCTTCCGGTTTTCCCGCATCCCAGTACATTTTTCCAATGGAAAGCACGACGCGGTCATCCCGAATCGGAATCAAATTCTCAGGCATGAGATATTCCATTCGATCCAACACCTGAATAACCTTGTTCATTTGCCGTTTCATGCGATAGTAAGCCGCCAGACGCAGAAAGGCAGAGCGGTAGTTGATGAGCAATCCCTTGGTTTTATCATCAAGATAAACCTTGGGATTATTAAGATTTCTGAAAAGAAATTTGTGAAACAGGTTTTCCCACAAGCGATGGGCACTGATTTCAATCCCCCTAAAGGGGATAACCTTAAAGGCCATCCCGTCCATTCGCAGGTAGGGATTCAGTCCGATCTTATTTTCATCCGAAACCGTAACCGCAAAATAGATGGGTTTTCGCCAGTTATCGGTCATCATAATATTCAGCACCATGAGGTCCTGAACCCGAAGCGCCCGCCCTGCAACCGTTGGTTTGACCGTAAATTTAATCTTCCCGCTCTGATCCAGCGGCCTGTTCGGAAGCTCGTTCCATTTCCTCATATCGGCAATCTCATTTTTATAAACGGTATCCGGTACACCGATTTCAACGGTTTGAGGTTTATCCCAGGGGTACAGCCCAATGCGCTCAATTTCCTGATCCGTAAGGGAGATGGGAACCCGCGGCGCACGATGTTTGAGCTGTTTAATGTACCACGGAGTATTCAAAAGAGAAAGATTGACAAGCCGCACATCCGTTCGGATATTTTTCACGTACTGTAAATACCAGAGCGGAAAGGTGTCGTTGTCTCCATTGGTAAAAATGACTCCGTTGGGTTCACAGGTTTGGAGAATGTTGTAGGAGTAATCGTACGGAACATAATTTCCGGAACGATCGTGTGAATGGAAATTAAAGGCAAACATATTAATCGGAACAGCAACCGCCATCACCAAAAGGGCCACAAGGATAGCCGGGCGGAGCCATGTCTTTCGATTTTGAAGAAATTCCTTAATCGCCTCCATCACAGCGGTAGCGCCTATTCCAATCCAGATCGCAAATGCGTAAAAGCTTCCCACGTAGGAATAATCCCGCTCTCTGGGCTGCGGGTTGTCCTGATTCACGTACAGCACAATGGCCAGACCCATCATGAAGAAGAGAAACAGAACGGCCAGACCCCGTTTCCAATCCTTTGTAAAGTGATGAACCGCTCCAATCATTCCCAATAAGAACGGCAGGCCATACAATCCCCTGAGACTCAAAATCTCGGCAATATAACCGTCCCTTCCAATTGTTGTCCCGGTCCCAATGAACTGCCACCCAAAATAGCGGACATACATTTTACTGATCTGATACGACCAAAACGGGGCTTTTCTTGAAAAGATGGTCAGCAGCATGCTGTTCTCGCCGTATTGTTTTCGGGCCAGATAATCCTTGATGGCCGTCCAGGTTTCGGGATCATTTTCATCAATAGGCGGATTCATTTTTGATCGAATAAAAATAATCAGATACGCTGTATATCCGATCACAAACAGCAATGGAATGATCCACCACAATTTGAATGCCTTTTTGTCCACCTTCCACAAATAGTACAGGGTGCCGACCAGCACAATAACAAACGTGACTTGAAAGAATTTCCAGGCGGAGGCCTGATGCGCCATGAATTGCTGGTAGGACATTTTGGTCGGATCATAATGGAAAAACAAAATGTAGAGCATAATCGGAACCCCTGCCTGCAGTAAAACCACCCAGACCAACCGCTTGATTGTGAGATTGTCCTCAAAATAAACGATCATAAAAATGAAAGGAAAGGCAAGTAGATTCAGAAGATGGACGCCTGTGGCCAGCCAGAAAAGGTAAACAATCAGGACCATCCATTTTTCATTGAAGGGACCGACAGGGTTATCCTTCCAATACAGGGTTAACCAAACCACCAGCGAGGTAAAAAGCATACTCATGGCGTAGACTTCGGCTTCAACGGCATTAAACCAGAAGCTGTCCGAAAAGGCAAAGGCCAGAGCTCCAATAACGGCCCCGCCGTAGGTAATCCAACGATCGGTGGCATTCTTGGGTTCACCCTTCCAAATGTTAATCAAGCGGACAATGACCAGATACAATAGCATAATGGTAAATGCACTGGACAACACCGAAATAAAATTCACCCGCCATGCCACATTCATGAATGGGAACAAGGTGAACAGCCGGCCAATAATGGTAAAAAGAGGGGCGCCTGGAGGATGCATGACACTCATGGTGTACGAACATGCAATAAACTCACCGCAATCCCAAAACGATACATCCGGGGCAATTGTGCGCAAATACGTCAGAAAAGCTATTGCAAACACACCAATCGCTACCCAGCGATTCACAATCCGATTTTTCTCCATCCGTTTCATTCCTCCAAGCTAATAGAATTCCATTCAAATTGCTCTAAAAAATAAATCAAAAGATAGGCATTCTTACGACGAACCAAAATCTATTTGCCCCCTTCATCTGTTTTTTTCTCTTTTTCTTCTTCCTTCACGTTTTCTTTTTTCTCACTTTCCGAGGCAGGCTTTTTCTCTTCCTGCGCTTTTTCCTGAGCCTTTTTCTCCTGCTCTTTTCGCTCTTTCTCCAGTTCATCCACGAAATTCAATTTCAATTCCGATAGGGTGCGGTCCAAAACCCGGATTTCATTTTCTGTTAGATTACCCTGTGTTTTGGCTTTAATCATGTCCAGCATATCAATGGACAATTGTGCCTGATTCAGATCGCGCTCAATTTTATCGGTAAGAGGATTTTTGATCTTTCCCATTTGCTGCCAGGCGGCTGTTTCAAATGTCATAATCAACTGCAGGAACAGTATTTCATTTTTCTGATCATTAGA
Proteins encoded in this region:
- a CDS encoding DUF2723 domain-containing protein — translated: MKRMEKNRIVNRWVAIGVFAIAFLTYLRTIAPDVSFWDCGEFIACSYTMSVMHPPGAPLFTIIGRLFTLFPFMNVAWRVNFISVLSSAFTIMLLYLVIVRLINIWKGEPKNATDRWITYGGAVIGALAFAFSDSFWFNAVEAEVYAMSMLFTSLVVWLTLYWKDNPVGPFNEKWMVLIVYLFWLATGVHLLNLLAFPFIFMIVYFEDNLTIKRLVWVVLLQAGVPIMLYILFFHYDPTKMSYQQFMAHQASAWKFFQVTFVIVLVGTLYYLWKVDKKAFKLWWIIPLLFVIGYTAYLIIFIRSKMNPPIDENDPETWTAIKDYLARKQYGENSMLLTIFSRKAPFWSYQISKMYVRYFGWQFIGTGTTIGRDGYIAEILSLRGLYGLPFLLGMIGAVHHFTKDWKRGLAVLFLFFMMGLAIVLYVNQDNPQPRERDYSYVGSFYAFAIWIGIGATAVMEAIKEFLQNRKTWLRPAILVALLVMAVAVPINMFAFNFHSHDRSGNYVPYDYSYNILQTCEPNGVIFTNGDNDTFPLWYLQYVKNIRTDVRLVNLSLLNTPWYIKQLKHRAPRVPISLTDQEIERIGLYPWDKPQTVEIGVPDTVYKNEIADMRKWNELPNRPLDQSGKIKFTVKPTVAGRALRVQDLMVLNIMMTDNWRKPIYFAVTVSDENKIGLNPYLRMDGMAFKVIPFRGIEISAHRLWENLFHKFLFRNLNNPKVYLDDKTKGLLINYRSAFLRLAAYYRMKRQMNKVIQVLDRMEYLMPENLIPIRDDRVVLSIGKMYWDAGKPEEFEKRAKAIIAKKPDSVEAYVWLLDYYRSFKRYSDGIQLMQKWLERHPNDKQAQSIIRNLQSELAKTSKDSIAGGAAKLPLQPKK
- a CDS encoding DUF1844 domain-containing protein; translation: MAQDISNDQKNEILFLQLIMTFETAAWQQMGKIKNPLTDKIERDLNQAQLSIDMLDMIKAKTQGNLTENEIRVLDRTLSELKLNFVDELEKERKEQEKKAQEKAQEEKKPASESEKKENVKEEEKEKKTDEGGK